From a single Spongiibacter taiwanensis genomic region:
- a CDS encoding four helix bundle protein, whose product MERRHIRMDVWRDAMALVQQVYELSSRFPDDERFGLTSQMRRSAISVPSNIAEGAVRDPDKEFLRFLFIARGSLAELETQMIIATQLGYVEQEQNWHPELERVFAKLAALINRLRARG is encoded by the coding sequence ATGGAACGGCGGCATATCAGGATGGATGTTTGGCGGGATGCCATGGCATTAGTTCAGCAGGTTTATGAGCTAAGCAGCCGTTTTCCGGACGATGAGCGATTCGGGCTAACTAGCCAGATGCGGCGCTCGGCAATCAGTGTGCCGAGCAATATCGCCGAGGGCGCAGTCCGAGACCCAGACAAAGAATTTTTGAGATTTTTATTTATTGCCAGAGGATCACTGGCGGAGCTGGAAACACAAATGATCATCGCCACACAACTCGGCTACGTAGAGCAAGAGCAAAATTGGCATCCAGAACTCGAGCGTGTGTTTGCAAAACTTGCCGCTCTAATTAATCGACTCAGGGCTAGGGGCTGA
- the metK gene encoding methionine adenosyltransferase, with the protein MSDYSLFTSESVSEGHPDKMADQISDAVLDAIIARDKYARVAVETMVKTGMAIVAGEVTTSCYVDLEDIIRDVITGIGYNSSDVGFDGASCAVLNAIGKQSVDINQGVDRAKPEDQGAGDQGLMFGYATNETDSLMPAPLFYSHRLVERQAYLRKNGALAWLRPDAKSQVTLRYENGKPVAVDAVVLSTQHSPDISQGVLHEAVREEIIKHVLPAELLHVGTKFHINPTGKFVIGGPVGDCGLTGRKIIVDTYGGMARHGGGAFSGKDPSKVDRSAAYAGRYVAKNIVAAGLADRCEIQVSYAIGVAEPTSISINTFGTGKVSDDKLIAAVREVFDLRPYGITKMLDLAHPVYQPTAAYGHFGREPYEHTYTFKEGGEQRSETATAFSWEKTDKAEALKAAL; encoded by the coding sequence ATGTCTGACTACAGCCTGTTTACCTCCGAGTCTGTCTCTGAGGGCCATCCCGACAAGATGGCGGATCAAATCTCTGACGCCGTACTCGATGCCATTATCGCCCGGGACAAATACGCCCGGGTCGCGGTGGAGACCATGGTTAAAACCGGTATGGCCATTGTCGCTGGCGAGGTCACTACCTCTTGCTACGTGGACCTGGAAGATATTATTCGCGACGTGATCACCGGCATTGGCTACAACAGCTCCGACGTGGGTTTTGACGGCGCCAGCTGCGCGGTGCTGAATGCCATCGGCAAACAGTCCGTGGATATCAACCAGGGTGTTGACCGGGCCAAGCCCGAGGATCAGGGCGCCGGCGACCAGGGCCTGATGTTCGGTTATGCCACCAACGAAACCGATTCGCTGATGCCCGCACCGCTGTTCTACTCTCACCGTCTGGTTGAGCGTCAAGCCTACCTGCGCAAAAACGGCGCGCTGGCGTGGCTGCGTCCCGACGCCAAAAGCCAGGTGACCCTGCGCTATGAAAACGGCAAACCCGTGGCCGTCGACGCCGTGGTGCTGTCGACCCAGCACAGCCCGGATATCTCCCAGGGGGTCCTCCATGAGGCCGTGCGGGAAGAAATTATCAAGCACGTGCTGCCTGCCGAGCTGCTCCACGTCGGCACCAAATTTCACATCAACCCCACTGGCAAATTTGTGATTGGTGGCCCCGTGGGCGACTGCGGCCTGACCGGCCGTAAAATCATCGTCGACACCTACGGCGGCATGGCCCGTCACGGCGGTGGCGCCTTCTCCGGCAAGGACCCCTCAAAGGTCGACCGCAGCGCGGCATATGCTGGCCGTTACGTGGCCAAAAACATCGTCGCCGCCGGTCTGGCCGACCGCTGTGAAATTCAGGTGAGCTACGCCATCGGCGTCGCCGAGCCCACGTCGATCTCGATCAACACCTTTGGCACCGGCAAAGTCAGCGACGACAAACTGATCGCCGCCGTGCGCGAGGTTTTCGACCTGCGCCCCTACGGCATTACCAAAATGCTCGACCTCGCCCACCCGGTTTACCAACCCACGGCGGCCTACGGCCACTTTGGCCGCGAGCCCTATGAGCACACCTACACCTTTAAAGAAGGCGGCGAGCAGCGCAGTGAGACCGCCACTGCGTTTAGCTGGGAGAAGACGGACAAGGCGGAGGCGCTGAAGGCGGCGTTGTGA
- a CDS encoding ArsR/SmtB family transcription factor, producing MLSSPLPTTVADEGDNDALLRFCKAAADGLRLQILRVLSQDTYTVQELCSIFAIRQSGMSHHLKILATAGLVTKRREGNSLFYRRSVAPPGALAELHSALMSNVDDIALDSDTETRLATVFKERAASSSAFFADNADQFRQHQEQMVDFDVYGTSTAELLASQQPRGGELAIEIGPGEGAFLAPLAARYRRVIALDNAESMLGRARTFIEAQGLANVEALLGDSSSPQLPEGQADCVVANMVLHHVPSPGDIFADVWRLLRGGGIFCVTELCHHDQSWAREACGDIWLGFEPDDLSQWAQSAGFEEGPAAYLAQLNGFRVQVRQFVKPGSNT from the coding sequence ATGTTAAGCAGCCCCCTGCCCACTACCGTCGCGGATGAAGGCGACAACGACGCTCTGCTGCGCTTTTGCAAAGCAGCTGCGGACGGCCTGCGCCTGCAGATTCTGCGGGTGCTGAGCCAGGACACCTACACGGTGCAGGAGCTGTGTTCGATTTTTGCCATCCGCCAGTCAGGGATGAGCCATCACCTGAAAATTCTGGCCACCGCGGGCTTGGTCACCAAACGGCGGGAAGGTAATAGCTTGTTTTACCGGCGCAGCGTGGCGCCGCCCGGGGCCCTGGCAGAATTGCACAGCGCGCTGATGAGCAATGTTGATGACATCGCCCTGGATAGCGACACAGAGACAAGATTGGCGACCGTGTTCAAAGAGCGGGCGGCGTCATCCAGCGCCTTCTTTGCCGACAATGCCGACCAGTTTCGCCAGCATCAGGAGCAGATGGTCGACTTTGATGTGTACGGCACCAGCACCGCCGAGTTGCTTGCCAGCCAGCAGCCCAGGGGGGGCGAATTAGCGATTGAAATTGGGCCCGGCGAGGGCGCATTTCTGGCTCCATTGGCTGCCCGCTACCGCCGGGTGATCGCCCTGGACAATGCCGAATCGATGCTGGGCCGGGCACGCACATTTATTGAAGCGCAGGGGCTAGCCAATGTGGAAGCCCTGCTCGGGGATAGCAGCTCTCCGCAACTGCCCGAGGGTCAGGCCGACTGCGTGGTCGCCAATATGGTGCTCCACCACGTGCCGTCACCCGGCGATATTTTTGCCGATGTGTGGCGTCTGCTGCGCGGCGGCGGCATTTTTTGCGTTACCGAGCTGTGTCACCACGACCAGAGCTGGGCCCGGGAAGCCTGCGGCGATATCTGGTTGGGCTTTGAACCCGATGACCTGAGCCAGTGGGCCCAGTCGGCAGGATTTGAGGAAGGCCCCGCCGCTTACCTCGCCCAGCTCAATGGCTTTCGGGTGCAGGTTCGACAATTTGTAAAACCCGGCAGTAATACTTAA
- a CDS encoding low molecular weight protein-tyrosine-phosphatase: protein MFKNILLVCIGNICRSPTAEYMFKHKLAGKPGLTIHSAGLGALVDKPIDETAGKILLEHGIDASEHRARQLRSSILMEADLILAMEQEHLKGISEIAPQVSGKAFLLGKWSQNEKVPDPYRKSREAFDHVYKQIDKFTDDWLKYL from the coding sequence ATGTTCAAAAATATTCTTTTGGTCTGCATCGGCAATATCTGCCGCAGCCCCACCGCCGAATACATGTTCAAACACAAATTGGCGGGCAAGCCCGGGCTGACCATCCACTCCGCCGGACTCGGCGCCCTGGTCGATAAACCCATTGACGAAACCGCCGGCAAAATTCTGCTTGAACACGGCATTGATGCCAGCGAGCACCGCGCCCGGCAATTGCGCTCCAGCATTTTGATGGAGGCCGACCTGATTCTGGCAATGGAGCAGGAGCACCTGAAGGGCATCAGCGAGATCGCGCCTCAGGTGAGCGGCAAGGCCTTTTTGCTGGGCAAGTGGTCGCAAAATGAAAAGGTGCCCGACCCCTATCGCAAAAGCCGGGAAGCCTTTGACCACGTGTACAAGCAGATCGATAAATTCACCGACGACTGGCTGAAGTACCTGTAA
- the tkt gene encoding transketolase encodes MPSRSDLANAIRALSMDAVQKANSGHPGAPMGMADIAEVLWRDYMRHNPANPSWANRDRFVLSNGHGSMLIYSLLHLTGYDLSIDDLKNFRQLHSKTPGHPEYGYAPGVETTTGPLGQGIANAVGMAVAEKVLAAQFNRDGHEIVDHHTYVFLGDGCMMEGISHEVCSLAGTLGLGKLIAFYDDNGISIDGEVEGWFTDDTPARFAAYGWQVIPAVDGHNSAEVAKAIEAARAETGKPTLICCKTVIGKGSPNKQGKEESHGAPLGNDEIVLTREALGWSHGPFEVPEDIYAGWDARDTGAQAEAAWDETFAAYQADYPELAAEFLRRTQGQLPPDFDAQAQEFIARCQDEAKDVATRKASQLCLDTYAQMLPELLGGSADLAGSNLTFFKGYKAITAEDASGNYLHYGVREFGMSAMMNGIALHGGFINYGATFLVFMEYARNAVRMAAIMKQRSIFVYTHDSIGLGEDGPTHQPIEQLASLRGTPNMSMWRPCDMAESAVAWKAALERNDGPTALIFSRQGLPHQRRNAAQLAAVAKGGYVLSDCDGEPEAIIIATGSEVQLAMEAKGKLLQIGRRVRVVSMPSTDTFDAQDAYYKESVLPSNILARVAIEAAHKDFWYKYVGLDGRIIGMDSFGESAPAAALFEHFGIDSEAVVEAVEEMLS; translated from the coding sequence ATGCCCTCTCGCAGCGACCTCGCTAACGCCATTCGCGCCCTCAGCATGGATGCCGTCCAAAAAGCCAACTCGGGTCACCCCGGCGCTCCCATGGGCATGGCGGATATCGCCGAAGTATTGTGGCGGGACTATATGCGACACAATCCTGCCAACCCCAGCTGGGCCAATCGGGACCGCTTTGTGCTGTCCAACGGCCACGGCTCGATGCTGATTTACTCACTGCTGCACCTGACCGGTTATGACCTGTCCATTGATGACCTGAAAAACTTCCGCCAGCTGCACAGCAAAACCCCGGGTCACCCCGAATACGGCTACGCGCCGGGGGTAGAAACCACCACAGGCCCGCTGGGGCAGGGCATTGCCAATGCCGTGGGCATGGCGGTTGCCGAGAAAGTACTGGCCGCCCAATTCAATCGTGACGGTCACGAGATTGTCGACCACCACACCTATGTCTTCCTGGGTGACGGCTGCATGATGGAGGGCATCTCCCATGAGGTTTGCTCACTGGCAGGCACCCTGGGTCTGGGCAAACTGATTGCCTTCTATGACGACAACGGCATTTCCATCGACGGTGAAGTGGAAGGCTGGTTCACCGACGATACCCCCGCCCGGTTTGCCGCCTACGGCTGGCAGGTGATCCCCGCAGTGGATGGCCACAACAGTGCCGAGGTGGCCAAGGCCATCGAGGCCGCCCGCGCTGAAACCGGCAAGCCCACTTTGATCTGCTGCAAAACGGTGATCGGCAAGGGCTCGCCCAACAAGCAGGGTAAAGAAGAATCCCATGGCGCACCGCTGGGCAATGACGAAATTGTACTGACCCGGGAAGCCCTGGGCTGGTCCCACGGCCCCTTTGAGGTGCCAGAAGACATCTATGCGGGCTGGGATGCGCGTGATACCGGTGCCCAGGCCGAAGCCGCCTGGGATGAAACCTTTGCGGCCTATCAAGCGGATTACCCTGAACTGGCTGCCGAGTTCTTGCGCCGCACCCAGGGCCAGCTGCCCCCTGACTTTGACGCCCAGGCCCAGGAGTTTATCGCCCGCTGTCAGGACGAGGCCAAAGATGTGGCGACTCGCAAGGCCTCCCAGCTCTGTCTGGACACCTACGCTCAAATGCTGCCCGAACTGCTGGGCGGCTCTGCCGACCTGGCCGGCTCCAACCTGACCTTCTTCAAAGGCTACAAGGCCATCACCGCCGAGGATGCCAGCGGTAACTACCTGCACTACGGTGTGCGCGAGTTTGGGATGTCGGCCATGATGAACGGCATTGCCTTGCACGGCGGCTTCATCAACTACGGCGCCACCTTCCTGGTGTTTATGGAATACGCCCGCAATGCCGTGCGCATGGCGGCGATCATGAAGCAGCGCAGCATCTTTGTTTACACCCACGACTCCATTGGTCTGGGTGAAGATGGCCCCACTCACCAGCCCATCGAGCAACTGGCCTCGCTGCGCGGCACCCCCAATATGTCCATGTGGCGGCCCTGTGATATGGCCGAGTCGGCAGTGGCCTGGAAGGCGGCGCTGGAGCGCAACGATGGTCCCACCGCGCTGATCTTCAGCCGCCAGGGCCTGCCCCATCAGCGCCGCAATGCAGCCCAGCTTGCCGCTGTGGCCAAGGGTGGCTACGTGCTGAGCGACTGCGACGGCGAGCCCGAGGCCATCATTATTGCTACCGGTTCCGAAGTGCAGCTGGCCATGGAAGCCAAAGGCAAGTTGCTGCAAATCGGCCGCCGCGTGCGCGTGGTGTCCATGCCCAGCACCGACACCTTCGATGCCCAGGACGCCTACTACAAAGAGTCGGTGCTGCCCAGCAACATTCTGGCCCGGGTCGCCATTGAGGCTGCTCACAAAGACTTCTGGTACAAGTATGTGGGTTTGGACGGTCGCATTATCGGCATGGACAGCTTCGGCGAATCTGCTCCGG